Proteins encoded by one window of Rhodobacteraceae bacterium IMCC1335:
- a CDS encoding 3'(2'),5'-bisphosphate nucleotidase CysQ, which produces MPGADLQLLLAAAQKAGEVAQRYARNGAQAWEKPDHSGPVTEADLAVNALLFDMLGSARPNYGWLSEETEDDQKRLGAEHCFVIDPIDGTRSFIAGEKTWAHSLAITTGSDVTAAVIALPMLGLTYYAEQGSGAFLNQQAVHVSDCRQIDDATVLAAKPALEARHWRLPMPAGLQRRHKPSLAYRMALVAQGEFDAMITLRDTWDWDICAGALIAAEAGARVSDKAGKPLLFNRSEVTSSGVLAANPPLHQQFKDALDL; this is translated from the coding sequence TTGCCGGGGGCTGATCTTCAGCTTTTGCTGGCGGCGGCGCAAAAAGCGGGTGAAGTTGCGCAGCGCTATGCCCGAAACGGCGCTCAAGCTTGGGAAAAACCTGATCACTCTGGGCCTGTTACCGAAGCGGATTTGGCGGTTAATGCTCTGCTATTTGATATGCTTGGATCGGCGCGGCCAAATTATGGTTGGCTGTCTGAAGAAACGGAAGATGATCAAAAACGTCTCGGTGCGGAGCATTGTTTCGTGATTGATCCAATCGATGGGACGCGCAGCTTTATCGCGGGTGAAAAGACATGGGCGCATTCATTGGCCATTACCACTGGATCTGATGTCACCGCTGCGGTGATTGCCCTGCCGATGTTAGGTTTGACCTATTATGCAGAACAAGGATCAGGCGCGTTTCTCAATCAGCAAGCGGTCCACGTCTCTGATTGCAGGCAGATTGACGATGCCACCGTGCTGGCCGCAAAGCCTGCTTTGGAAGCGCGCCATTGGCGTCTACCAATGCCGGCAGGTCTGCAGCGGCGGCATAAACCATCTTTGGCATATCGCATGGCGTTGGTCGCACAGGGAGAATTTGATGCAATGATCACGCTGCGCGACACTTGGGATTGGGATATTTGCGCCGGTGCTCTGATAGCAGCAGAAGCGGGCGCGCGCGTGAGTGACAAAGCGGGAAAACCGCTGCTTTTTAATCGCTCAGAAGTCACATCATCCGGCGTTTTGGCCGCAAATCCGCCGCTTCATCAGCAATTTAAAGACGCTTTAGATCTTTAG
- a CDS encoding TldD/PmbA family protein, translated as MSGLSTSLPEFTEKLLSAARVAGADAADALASMGSAIEINVRSGVLEQAERSETMDLGLRVFVGQRQAVVSGSDLRDGTLTTMAERAVAMAKEAPDDPYAGLAAPEQLAVDWNVEALELYDTQPEPSAVALEADALAAEAAALGVAGIEQVDAASASYGSGQVHFQTSAGFAGGYQRSSRSISCVAIAGSGLQMERDYDFDNRIFQEDLADPAEIGAKAGARAVARLKPSKPPTGQFPVLFDERVASSLIGHFLSAINGASVARGSSWLLEGLGQQVFPDKAQLIEDPHRPRVAGSRPFDGEGLPTQQRALVENGVLTGWTLDLASARHLSMPPTGNASRGVSAPPSPSNWNITLMPGLHTQADLIRDMGRGLLVTSMIGSTINPNTGDYSRGAAGVWVENGVISHPVSECTIAGNLRDMLRGFIAANDARAHLSRRVPSLLIDGMTIAGG; from the coding sequence ATGTCGGGCCTATCTACCTCTTTGCCAGAATTCACTGAAAAGCTGCTTAGCGCGGCGCGGGTTGCTGGGGCTGATGCCGCGGATGCTTTGGCCAGCATGGGCAGCGCGATCGAAATCAATGTGCGCTCGGGCGTTTTAGAGCAGGCTGAGCGATCCGAGACAATGGATTTGGGGCTGCGGGTCTTCGTGGGGCAACGGCAGGCAGTGGTTTCTGGATCTGATCTGCGCGATGGCACATTGACTACCATGGCCGAGCGCGCCGTGGCCATGGCCAAAGAGGCCCCCGATGATCCTTATGCGGGGCTGGCGGCGCCCGAACAGCTGGCCGTAGATTGGAATGTTGAGGCGCTTGAGCTTTATGACACGCAGCCGGAACCCTCTGCTGTCGCATTAGAGGCAGATGCGCTTGCGGCTGAAGCTGCAGCGCTGGGTGTGGCGGGGATTGAACAGGTAGATGCGGCCTCAGCTTCCTATGGCTCTGGGCAGGTTCATTTTCAAACCAGCGCTGGCTTTGCGGGGGGGTATCAGCGCAGCAGCCGGTCAATTTCCTGTGTGGCGATTGCGGGCAGCGGTCTGCAGATGGAACGTGACTATGATTTTGACAACCGTATTTTTCAAGAAGATCTTGCCGATCCAGCTGAAATTGGGGCAAAGGCAGGCGCGCGGGCCGTGGCCCGGCTTAAGCCATCAAAGCCGCCCACAGGGCAGTTCCCCGTTTTGTTTGATGAACGCGTTGCCTCTAGCCTGATCGGGCATTTTTTAAGTGCTATCAATGGCGCCTCTGTGGCGCGTGGCTCGTCTTGGTTGCTGGAGGGCTTGGGTCAACAAGTGTTTCCAGATAAGGCGCAGCTGATCGAAGATCCGCATCGCCCGCGCGTGGCGGGATCGCGCCCCTTTGACGGGGAAGGCTTGCCGACGCAGCAGCGCGCTCTTGTTGAAAATGGAGTGCTAACCGGGTGGACCTTAGATCTGGCTTCTGCGCGGCATTTATCGATGCCGCCCACAGGCAATGCCTCGCGTGGGGTCAGCGCGCCCCCCAGCCCGAGCAATTGGAATATCACCTTGATGCCAGGGCTGCATACTCAGGCTGATTTGATCCGCGATATGGGCAGAGGCTTGCTGGTCACGTCAATGATTGGGTCCACCATCAACCCTAATACTGGTGATTATTCGCGCGGCGCCGCTGGCGTTTGGGTGGAAAATGGTGTGATCAGTCATCCGGTGAGCGAATGCACGATCGCTGGCAATTTACGCGACATGCTGCGCGGCTTTATTGCGGCTAATGATGCGCGCGCGCATCTGTCTCGACGCGTTCCTTCCCTGTTGATTGATGGAATGACTATTGCCGGGGGCTGA
- a CDS encoding SDR family oxidoreductase, giving the protein MVKTALITGGARGIGLATAHIFVENGYQVALLDRDAQALDAAALDLPAAEILLFDVSNPQASGQIAQEIRTRLGRLDCLVNNAGVADFGPIEKCDPAIWRKVMDTNLDGMFYLSQALTPLLRDTRGSIVNIASISGLRASTLRVAYGTSKAAVMQLTKQQAVELGEYGIRANCVAPGPVRTKLAMAVHTPEIIDAYHDAIPLNRYGNEREIGEVIFFLCSEKASFVTGQVVAADGGFEATGVGLPALRV; this is encoded by the coding sequence ATGGTGAAAACGGCACTGATCACAGGGGGCGCCCGCGGCATCGGTTTGGCAACAGCGCATATTTTTGTGGAAAACGGCTATCAAGTGGCTTTGCTTGACCGCGATGCGCAGGCGCTAGACGCTGCTGCACTGGACCTTCCGGCCGCAGAAATTTTATTATTCGACGTGTCTAACCCGCAAGCCTCGGGGCAAATCGCCCAAGAGATACGAACCCGGCTGGGGCGACTTGATTGCCTTGTCAACAATGCCGGTGTGGCTGATTTTGGTCCGATTGAAAAGTGCGATCCAGCCATTTGGCGCAAGGTTATGGATACAAATTTGGATGGCATGTTTTACCTCAGCCAAGCCCTAACACCATTGCTGCGTGACACCCGGGGCAGCATTGTCAATATTGCCTCTATTTCAGGCCTGCGCGCTTCGACCTTGCGCGTTGCTTATGGCACATCAAAAGCGGCGGTGATGCAGCTTACAAAACAACAAGCCGTTGAATTGGGCGAATATGGCATTCGCGCCAATTGCGTGGCCCCCGGCCCAGTGCGCACAAAATTGGCGATGGCCGTTCACACGCCAGAGATTATTGACGCCTATCATGACGCCATTCCTTTAAACCGCTATGGCAACGAGCGCGAAATTGGCGAAGTCATCTTTTTTCTATGCTCCGAGAAAGCCTCTTTTGTGACAGGCCAAGTGGTTGCCGCGGATGGAGGCTTTGAGGCTACGGGTGTGGGCCTGCCAGCGCTGCGCGTCTAA
- a CDS encoding SDR family NAD(P)-dependent oxidoreductase: MKDLTGKTAVITGASRGIGAATATTFAAAGANICLLARSETQIIELAKDIGPRAMARTCDVADYAAVDAAIRAAQAAFGSVDILINNAGVIAPISALASVDPQEWSQMIDINLKGVFHGIRAALPIMQAQGAGTILTVSSGAAHHAVEGWSGYCASKAGAAMLTESLHLEHHKDGIRSMGLSPGTVATQMQKDIKASGINPVSQLDWSAHIAADWPAKALVWMCTSAADPYLGTELSLRDTALRQKLGLL; encoded by the coding sequence ATGAAAGACCTCACCGGCAAAACAGCTGTTATCACCGGTGCCAGCCGTGGCATTGGGGCGGCAACTGCCACCACATTTGCCGCGGCGGGCGCCAATATTTGCCTTTTGGCGCGCAGCGAAACCCAGATTATCGAACTGGCGAAAGATATCGGGCCTCGCGCCATGGCGCGGACCTGCGATGTCGCCGATTATGCGGCCGTAGACGCTGCAATCCGCGCCGCACAAGCCGCGTTTGGCAGCGTTGATATTCTGATCAATAACGCGGGTGTGATTGCTCCAATCAGCGCTTTGGCCAGCGTCGACCCGCAAGAGTGGTCGCAAATGATCGATATCAATCTCAAAGGCGTGTTTCATGGCATCCGCGCGGCCCTGCCGATCATGCAGGCCCAAGGCGCAGGGACGATCCTGACCGTGAGCTCGGGCGCGGCGCATCATGCGGTAGAGGGCTGGAGCGGCTATTGTGCGTCAAAAGCTGGGGCCGCCATGCTGACCGAATCTTTGCATTTAGAGCATCACAAAGACGGCATTCGAAGCATGGGGTTATCACCGGGAACCGTTGCAACCCAAATGCAGAAAGACATCAAAGCCAGCGGTATTAACCCTGTCAGCCAGCTTGACTGGTCGGCGCATATTGCCGCAGATTGGCCCGCCAAAGCGCTTGTTTGGATGTGCACCAGCGCCGCCGACCCTTATTTGGGTACGGAATTATCGCTGCGCGATACCGCGCTTCGCCAAAAATTGGGCCTGCTATGA
- a CDS encoding enoyl-CoA hydratase/isomerase family protein translates to MIQLHKDGAIWRLTLDRPDKANSLTQDMLEEILQIVQTAQAAQALILTGAGKTFSAGADLDQAALGLATSDIWERVSSAIADLPALTIAALNGTLAGGAFGMALACDLRLAVPEAKFFYPVMERGFLPQPSDPGRLRALIGPARSKLILMAGHKMTATDALNAGLIDQICAKDTLIAAAYGMAEKVSKAQASHVAAIKAMCNAS, encoded by the coding sequence ATGATCCAGCTTCACAAAGACGGCGCTATTTGGCGTTTAACCTTGGATCGGCCCGATAAAGCCAACTCGTTGACACAAGACATGCTGGAGGAAATTTTACAAATCGTGCAGACGGCACAAGCAGCGCAGGCTCTGATCCTAACCGGCGCGGGTAAAACATTCAGCGCCGGCGCTGATCTAGACCAAGCCGCGCTGGGATTGGCGACCTCGGATATTTGGGAGCGCGTTTCAAGCGCGATTGCCGATTTGCCGGCCCTGACAATTGCAGCCTTAAACGGCACTTTGGCTGGCGGCGCGTTTGGTATGGCCTTGGCCTGCGATTTACGCCTAGCGGTTCCAGAAGCGAAATTCTTCTACCCCGTTATGGAGCGCGGGTTTCTGCCACAACCTAGCGATCCGGGCAGATTGCGCGCACTGATTGGGCCCGCACGAAGCAAATTAATTTTAATGGCCGGTCATAAAATGACCGCCACAGACGCATTGAATGCCGGGTTGATCGACCAAATATGCGCCAAAGACACGCTTATCGCAGCAGCCTATGGGATGGCAGAAAAGGTCAGCAAAGCACAAGCCAGCCATGTGGCCGCGATAAAAGCGATGTGCAACGCCAGCTGA
- a CDS encoding HNH endonuclease: MTEDPICPLCARPIPSHAPQSLHHLVPKLKGGKGGPTVLLHHQCHKEIHACLSEAELARNYATIEKLKTHPRLAKFIAWVAKRPPEFLSRTPKRRR, from the coding sequence ATGACAGAGGATCCAATATGCCCCTTATGCGCGCGGCCTATCCCATCACACGCGCCGCAAAGCCTTCATCATTTGGTGCCCAAGCTGAAAGGCGGCAAAGGTGGCCCTACGGTTTTGTTGCATCATCAATGTCATAAAGAAATACATGCCTGCCTTAGCGAGGCCGAGCTTGCCCGCAATTATGCCACCATTGAAAAATTGAAAACGCATCCCCGGCTGGCAAAATTTATTGCTTGGGTGGCGAAACGGCCGCCGGAGTTTTTATCCCGTACACCCAAACGCCGCCGCTAA
- a CDS encoding TIGR03862 family flavoprotein codes for MSNSALIIGAGPAGLMAAERLLAQGAQVQIFDAKPSIGRKFLMAGKSGLNLTKNEPLAIFQNQYYGASAQLAPMLNDFGPADVMRWANALGADVFSGSSGRVFPKAMKASPLLRAWLLRLQDAGAELRVKSRWKTLSKDGCFGFETPSGPAQITPDVAVLALGGGSWKKLGSDGQWVDILAQHGVLSAPFKPSNAALHVAWSPYMQKLYGQPIKSVALTAGGYKSRGEVILSNRGLEGSGIYTLSPALRERQELFIDLAPDLTIAHISAALQRPKGKNSLSNFLRKTLRLPPVKIALLQELARPLPADPAALARAIKTLPLAYTGLAPLDEAISTAGGVRWQDLNADLMLNRLPGVFCAGEMLDWEAPTGGYLINACLATGAWAGDHAANYAAQNLNKPV; via the coding sequence ATGAGCAATTCCGCGCTGATTATCGGGGCCGGACCGGCAGGGCTTATGGCAGCAGAGCGCTTGCTGGCGCAAGGCGCGCAGGTGCAAATTTTCGACGCGAAACCCTCTATCGGGCGAAAATTTCTTATGGCGGGAAAATCAGGATTGAACCTGACCAAAAACGAGCCGCTCGCAATCTTTCAAAACCAATATTATGGCGCCAGCGCGCAATTGGCCCCCATGCTCAATGATTTTGGACCAGCCGACGTTATGCGCTGGGCGAATGCGCTGGGCGCCGACGTGTTTAGCGGATCTTCTGGCCGCGTCTTTCCAAAAGCGATGAAAGCCTCGCCTCTCTTGCGCGCCTGGCTGCTGCGCCTTCAAGATGCAGGGGCTGAACTGCGCGTGAAATCGCGGTGGAAGACGCTTAGCAAAGATGGCTGCTTTGGATTTGAAACCCCCAGCGGACCCGCGCAGATCACCCCTGATGTTGCGGTTTTGGCGCTTGGCGGGGGCAGTTGGAAAAAACTGGGCTCTGACGGGCAGTGGGTTGATATTCTGGCGCAGCACGGCGTATTAAGCGCACCCTTTAAGCCCTCAAACGCAGCACTTCATGTGGCCTGGTCACCCTATATGCAGAAACTCTATGGCCAGCCGATTAAGTCCGTGGCGCTGACAGCGGGGGGGTATAAAAGCCGCGGCGAGGTGATATTAAGCAACCGAGGCTTAGAAGGCAGCGGTATTTATACGCTCAGCCCAGCGCTTCGCGAGCGCCAAGAGCTGTTTATCGACCTTGCGCCTGATCTTACGATTGCGCATATTTCGGCGGCATTGCAGCGGCCAAAAGGCAAAAACAGCCTCTCAAATTTTTTACGTAAAACCCTGCGACTGCCCCCGGTTAAGATTGCGTTGCTGCAAGAACTGGCCCGCCCATTGCCCGCCGACCCCGCAGCGCTGGCCCGCGCGATCAAAACCCTGCCGCTTGCTTATACGGGGCTTGCTCCCTTGGATGAAGCAATTTCCACAGCGGGCGGCGTGCGATGGCAGGATCTCAATGCGGACCTGATGCTCAATAGATTGCCTGGTGTTTTTTGCGCTGGCGAAATGTTGGATTGGGAAGCTCCAACGGGGGGTTATCTGATAAATGCCTGCCTAGCCACCGGGGCTTGGGCCGGCGATCATGCGGCAAACTATGCAGCTCAAAACTTAAACAAACCTGTCTAA
- the mutL gene encoding DNA mismatch repair endonuclease MutL — MQAQTPHIFKERPLIRQLDDAAVNRIAAGEVVERPASAVKELAENAIDAGAQRISIDIADGGKTLIRITDDGHGMAPDDLPLALSRHATSKIDGSDLLNIESFGFRGEALPSLGAVGRLSIISRAAGHEGAEITVAGSAQSAVKPAALSAGTVVELRDLFFATPARLKFMRSERAETQAISDVIRRLAMAEPAIGFVLRDVSGGAQRMILQLAPEDGPYFEALANRLSKLLGQEFVENALRIETEREQLRLTGYAALPTYSRGAAVNQYIFVNGRPVRDKMLTGALRAAYSDVLSRDRHPAAALNITCDPHLVDVNVHPAKSEVRFRDPSAARSLIVSGLRTALSEEGHRASSTLAAAALDALQPGQPRAPAYQMPRLSTKSKIENYRFQSPEFAEPSASYVAQEPQQAKPEIPATAGDPQPSAEQDHFPLGAARGQIHENYIIAQTQNGLVIVDQHAAHERLVYEKLKAQMAENGVATQALLIPDIVELPAETCADLLQRSQELAELGLIIEAFGGSAIAVRETPAILGPVSAKPLIMDLVDELQDLGNSEKIKTKIEEILSRISCHGSIRSGRRMRPEEMNALLRDMEKTPLSGQCNHGRPTYIELKLADIERLFGRS, encoded by the coding sequence ATGCAAGCTCAGACACCCCATATCTTCAAAGAACGCCCCCTGATCCGGCAGTTAGACGACGCCGCGGTGAACCGCATCGCAGCCGGCGAAGTGGTCGAGCGTCCGGCCTCTGCAGTCAAAGAGCTGGCAGAAAATGCTATTGACGCCGGAGCCCAGCGCATTTCCATTGATATTGCCGATGGAGGTAAAACGCTGATCCGCATCACTGATGACGGTCACGGCATGGCTCCGGATGATCTGCCTCTAGCCCTATCCCGCCATGCCACGTCGAAAATTGACGGAAGTGACCTGCTGAATATTGAAAGTTTCGGCTTCAGAGGCGAAGCCCTGCCATCATTGGGCGCCGTTGGGAGGCTTTCCATTATCAGCCGCGCTGCGGGCCATGAGGGCGCCGAAATCACCGTTGCAGGAAGCGCGCAATCAGCGGTAAAACCGGCAGCGCTCAGCGCGGGCACAGTGGTCGAGCTGCGTGATCTATTCTTTGCCACGCCGGCGCGCTTAAAGTTTATGCGCAGCGAGCGCGCTGAAACCCAAGCAATCAGCGATGTTATTCGCCGCTTGGCCATGGCGGAGCCTGCGATCGGATTCGTGTTGCGGGATGTCTCAGGAGGCGCGCAGCGGATGATCTTGCAGCTTGCCCCGGAAGACGGCCCGTATTTCGAGGCATTGGCAAACCGGTTGTCAAAGCTTTTGGGCCAAGAGTTTGTCGAGAATGCGCTGCGCATCGAAACCGAACGCGAGCAACTTCGTTTAACCGGCTATGCTGCATTGCCCACCTATTCGCGCGGAGCCGCCGTTAATCAATATATTTTCGTCAATGGCCGCCCGGTGCGCGATAAAATGCTGACTGGTGCGTTAAGAGCGGCCTATTCTGACGTGTTGTCGCGCGATCGGCATCCGGCCGCAGCGCTCAACATCACCTGCGATCCGCATTTGGTCGATGTCAACGTGCATCCTGCAAAATCAGAAGTCCGTTTTCGAGATCCATCCGCAGCGCGCAGTTTGATCGTTTCGGGCCTGCGCACCGCCCTTTCTGAGGAAGGACACCGGGCATCAAGCACGCTTGCAGCAGCAGCGCTTGACGCGCTGCAACCAGGCCAGCCCCGCGCGCCCGCGTATCAGATGCCACGCCTGTCTACCAAAAGCAAAATTGAAAACTATCGGTTTCAATCCCCAGAATTTGCCGAACCAAGCGCCTCATATGTCGCGCAAGAGCCGCAGCAGGCAAAGCCAGAGATACCCGCAACCGCGGGTGACCCACAGCCAAGTGCTGAACAGGATCATTTTCCCTTGGGCGCGGCAAGAGGCCAAATTCACGAGAACTACATCATTGCGCAAACCCAAAACGGTCTTGTGATTGTGGATCAACACGCGGCCCATGAACGCCTTGTTTACGAAAAGCTGAAAGCTCAAATGGCGGAAAACGGCGTCGCCACGCAAGCACTTTTGATTCCAGATATTGTTGAGCTTCCCGCTGAAACATGCGCTGATCTTCTGCAACGCTCCCAAGAGCTGGCCGAACTGGGGCTGATCATTGAGGCCTTTGGGGGAAGCGCCATAGCAGTGCGCGAAACGCCGGCTATTTTGGGCCCCGTGAGCGCAAAACCCCTAATCATGGATCTTGTGGACGAGCTGCAAGATCTGGGCAATAGCGAAAAAATCAAAACCAAGATCGAAGAAATTCTGAGCCGGATTTCCTGCCATGGATCTATCCGCTCTGGGCGCAGAATGCGGCCCGAAGAAATGAATGCATTACTGCGCGATATGGAAAAAACGCCGCTTTCGGGCCAATGCAATCATGGTCGGCCAACCTATATAGAATTAAAACTGGCTGATATCGAACGCTTATTCGGGCGCAGCTAA
- the rmuC gene encoding DNA recombination protein RmuC, translating into MENTPLLANNPVVFLLLGLALAALIWWVTAARKSGQSNGLAEQEMGLLVKQLQALSDGQERLSGGLHHVSEANAKAQTNMLALMEQRLAQVQQQLSENMHGSARRTAQSLGDLQQRLVTIDKAQENITKLSGDVLSLQDILSNKQTRGAFGEIQLHDIVIKALPQDSFTMQATLSNGRRADCIIHLPNPPGPIAIDSKFPLEAYEAMRRASTEADLAEAARQFRTALRKHIKDISEKYIIEGETADGALMFLPSEAVYAEIHANFPDLVRESFAARVWIVSPTTCMATLNTMRAILKDARMRAQAGSIRRELGLLYQDVDRLGTRVENLDRHFGQAAKDLSEIKISSEKAGRRARRLDNFDFEELAPSEAEPPLVPPTPAKDP; encoded by the coding sequence ATGGAAAACACGCCTCTCCTTGCAAACAATCCGGTGGTTTTTCTTCTGCTTGGGCTGGCACTGGCAGCCTTGATTTGGTGGGTGACTGCCGCGCGTAAATCCGGCCAATCAAACGGGCTTGCAGAACAAGAAATGGGCCTTTTGGTCAAACAATTGCAGGCCCTAAGTGACGGCCAAGAGCGGTTATCAGGCGGGCTACACCATGTGTCAGAAGCCAATGCCAAGGCGCAAACCAACATGCTGGCCTTGATGGAGCAACGCCTTGCACAAGTTCAGCAACAGCTCTCTGAAAATATGCATGGCTCGGCCCGCCGTACCGCCCAATCTTTGGGGGATCTGCAGCAACGTTTAGTCACCATTGATAAAGCACAAGAAAACATCACAAAGCTCTCGGGGGATGTTTTGAGTTTACAGGATATTTTGTCAAACAAACAAACGCGCGGGGCATTTGGTGAAATTCAATTGCATGACATCGTGATCAAAGCCTTGCCACAAGATAGTTTTACGATGCAAGCCACCCTCTCAAACGGACGACGCGCAGATTGTATCATTCACCTCCCCAACCCGCCCGGGCCAATCGCTATCGACAGCAAATTTCCCTTAGAAGCCTATGAAGCGATGCGGCGGGCCAGTACAGAGGCCGATTTGGCAGAAGCGGCGCGGCAATTTCGAACAGCGCTGCGCAAACATATCAAGGATATCAGCGAGAAATATATTATCGAGGGGGAAACCGCGGATGGCGCGCTGATGTTTTTGCCCTCAGAAGCGGTTTACGCTGAGATCCACGCAAATTTCCCAGATTTGGTGCGTGAAAGCTTTGCAGCGCGCGTTTGGATCGTATCCCCCACCACCTGCATGGCCACGTTAAATACAATGCGCGCCATTCTCAAAGATGCCCGCATGCGCGCGCAAGCAGGATCTATCCGCCGCGAATTGGGTTTGCTGTATCAGGATGTTGACCGATTAGGCACGCGGGTTGAAAACCTTGACCGTCATTTCGGCCAAGCGGCAAAAGATCTCTCTGAAATCAAAATCAGCTCGGAAAAAGCTGGAAGACGGGCGCGCCGCTTGGATAATTTTGACTTTGAAGAGTTGGCTCCGAGCGAGGCAGAGCCTCCGCTGGTGCCCCCGACACCCGCAAAAGACCCGTAA
- a CDS encoding AAA family ATPase, producing the protein MAHIIVVGNEKGGAGKSTVTMHLATALSRMGHRVAGLDLDLRQQTFARYCLNRKKYQDEAGLSFPSPQHFSLPEIEKSAVPEDENIYDHRLSAAIVEMEPGSDFIMIDCPGSHTRLSQVAHSLADTLITPLNDSFVDFDLLAHISSDGQTIAGPSVYSEMVWHARQLRAQAGLKPIDWIVLRNRVGAQQMVNKQKMSRALEELADRIGFRIAPGFNERVIFRELFPRGLTLLDLKDTGVRQLNMSNIAARQELRDLLKTLELPNVELNF; encoded by the coding sequence GTGGCACATATCATTGTTGTCGGAAATGAAAAAGGCGGCGCTGGCAAGTCAACAGTCACGATGCATTTGGCGACCGCTCTATCGCGCATGGGCCATCGGGTTGCAGGGCTTGATCTGGATCTTCGTCAACAAACATTTGCCCGCTACTGCTTGAACCGCAAAAAATATCAGGATGAGGCAGGGCTAAGTTTCCCAAGCCCGCAACATTTTAGCCTGCCTGAAATTGAAAAATCCGCCGTACCCGAAGATGAAAACATCTATGATCACAGATTGTCAGCTGCGATCGTTGAGATGGAGCCCGGCAGCGATTTTATCATGATAGATTGCCCAGGTTCGCATACTCGCTTAAGTCAGGTCGCCCATTCACTTGCCGATACACTGATCACCCCGCTGAATGACAGTTTTGTCGATTTTGATCTTTTGGCGCATATCAGCAGTGATGGGCAAACCATCGCCGGCCCATCTGTTTATTCGGAAATGGTCTGGCATGCCCGGCAATTGCGCGCGCAAGCCGGCTTAAAGCCGATTGACTGGATTGTGTTGCGCAATCGCGTTGGTGCTCAGCAAATGGTCAATAAACAAAAAATGAGCAGGGCCCTAGAAGAATTGGCCGACCGGATCGGGTTCCGGATTGCACCCGGTTTCAATGAACGGGTGATTTTCAGAGAGCTATTTCCGCGCGGGCTTACTTTGCTTGATCTTAAAGATACCGGGGTGCGGCAGTTGAACATGTCAAATATTGCCGCCCGCCAAGAATTGCGCGATCTGCTCAAAACGCTAGAACTTCCCAACGTTGAGCTTAATTTTTAG